A single region of the Pontibacter kalidii genome encodes:
- a CDS encoding DUF2254 domain-containing protein yields MDKILSRLKFIYQFIISSIGFIPTLISLAFFALALVVLYFETLGLSKALDEKLPYLIIRNGETANMVLSTIATGIFSLTVFSFTMVMLVLNQASTNFSPRVVPGIISYKSNQGVTGLYLGTLIYTLVVMVNIRSDSYSTDLPGFAIFLAMGFAIICLGFFVYFIHSISESVQIDSILESIYNITSRQLEEEISRDKGAQVPNVFEQKEWQQLKSPVTGYLQSLDEKAVLHILREFDVVLDFEQPLGSFLVEGVPFARINKTLPDMDEFASRLFDHVNFFREERAGINYIFGIKHITESAVKALSPGINDPGTALKAIDYLTALFAQRMQLTDEKVIYDKKGAGRIRFEHQTFRDIYSLTLAPLRLYGKQDSVVILKLLLMLQSLLHKARPYPHLLPVLYQEACLLLHDAGESIENPGDRKRINLLLNQINNMGLLRDPLPLLSPSH; encoded by the coding sequence ATGGATAAGATTCTCAGCCGCCTTAAATTTATTTACCAGTTCATCATCAGTAGCATTGGGTTTATCCCCACCCTCATCTCGTTGGCTTTCTTTGCCCTGGCGCTGGTGGTGCTGTACTTCGAGACGCTGGGCCTGAGCAAAGCACTGGACGAGAAGCTGCCCTACCTGATCATCCGCAACGGTGAAACGGCCAACATGGTCCTGAGCACCATCGCCACAGGTATTTTCTCGCTCACCGTTTTCAGCTTTACCATGGTGATGCTCGTGCTAAACCAGGCCAGCACCAACTTCTCCCCACGCGTAGTACCCGGGATAATCAGCTATAAGTCGAACCAAGGCGTTACTGGGCTTTACCTGGGCACCTTGATTTATACCTTGGTGGTGATGGTAAACATACGCTCCGACTCCTACAGTACAGATCTGCCTGGGTTTGCTATTTTCCTGGCCATGGGATTTGCCATCATCTGCCTTGGCTTCTTCGTCTATTTCATCCACTCCATCTCAGAGTCGGTACAGATAGACAGCATACTGGAAAGCATTTATAATATAACAAGCCGGCAGCTGGAAGAGGAGATCAGCCGCGACAAGGGGGCGCAGGTCCCCAACGTGTTTGAGCAGAAGGAGTGGCAACAGCTCAAAAGCCCTGTCACCGGATACCTGCAGAGCCTTGATGAGAAGGCCGTGCTCCATATCCTGAGGGAGTTTGATGTGGTCCTTGATTTTGAGCAGCCGCTCGGTAGCTTCCTGGTGGAGGGGGTGCCGTTTGCCCGCATTAACAAAACCCTTCCCGACATGGATGAGTTTGCCAGCCGCCTTTTCGACCATGTAAACTTCTTCAGGGAAGAGCGGGCAGGCATAAACTACATCTTCGGGATAAAGCACATCACGGAAAGCGCGGTGAAGGCACTGAGCCCCGGCATCAACGATCCCGGCACTGCCCTGAAAGCCATTGATTACCTCACGGCCCTGTTCGCCCAGCGGATGCAGCTGACGGACGAAAAGGTAATTTACGATAAGAAAGGTGCCGGCCGCATCAGGTTTGAGCACCAGACGTTCCGGGACATTTACAGTTTAACCCTGGCCCCGCTGCGCCTGTACGGCAAGCAGGACAGTGTGGTCATACTTAAGTTGCTGTTGATGCTGCAGAGCCTGCTGCACAAGGCGAGGCCTTACCCGCACCTGCTTCCGGTGCTCTACCAGGAGGCCTGCCTGCTACTGCACGATGCCGGGGAAAGTATAGAAAACCCCGGCGACCGGA
- a CDS encoding Crp/Fnr family transcriptional regulator has translation MLKKAIKEGMLQVTQRELVAGTYLYKTGEPAESFFLVVQGAVLVSMLSLPKNTLVQQGHLVGLQDLMKEQHSHTAILAENATLVEIPKQELLKAIQTMAPLRLYLIRLMSQQPNLATLAYE, from the coding sequence ATGCTCAAGAAAGCGATAAAAGAGGGAATGCTGCAGGTAACCCAGCGAGAGCTCGTGGCTGGCACCTACCTCTATAAAACGGGTGAGCCAGCCGAGTCTTTTTTCCTAGTGGTGCAGGGCGCTGTGTTAGTGTCTATGTTAAGCCTTCCGAAGAACACGCTTGTGCAGCAGGGGCACCTGGTGGGGCTGCAGGACCTGATGAAAGAGCAGCACAGCCACACAGCCATACTTGCCGAGAATGCCACGCTGGTCGAGATTCCGAAGCAGGAGTTGCTCAAAGCCATTCAGACCATGGCACCACTCAGGCTTTACCTGATCCGGCTCATGAGCCAGCAGCCCAACCTTGCAACACTTGCCTACGAGTAA